The following coding sequences lie in one Vitis vinifera cultivar Pinot Noir 40024 chromosome 19, ASM3070453v1 genomic window:
- the LOC100246936 gene encoding receptor-like serine/threonine-protein kinase SD1-8: MGSMKISTRRWSANLVFLLISSGFHWQFVDAFTDTILQGQSLTTSQTIVSAGGNFELGFFSPGKSTKYYVGIWYKKISEQTIVWVANRDYSFTNPSVVLTVSTDGNLEILEGKISYKVTSISSNSNTSATLLDSGNLVLRNKKSDVLWESFDYPSDTLLPGMKLGYDKRAGKRWSLVSWKSREDPSPGAFSIEHDANESSQIFNLQGPKMYWTTGVWDGQIFSQVPEMRFFYMYKQNVSFNENESYFSYSLHNPSILSRVVLDVSGQVKRLNCHEGAHEWDLFWLQPKTQCEVYAYCGPFGTCTGDSVEFCECLPGFEPLFPEDWNLQDRSGGCVRKADLQCVNESHANGERDQFLLVSNVRLPKYPVTLQARSAMECESICLNRCSCSAYAYEGECRIWGGDLVNVEQLPDGESNARSFYIKLAASELNKRVSSSKWKVWLIITLAISLTSAFVIYGIWGRFRRKGEDLLVFDFGNSSEDTSYELGETNRLWRGEKKEVDLPMFSFASVSASTNNFSIENKLGEGGFGSVYKGKLQRGYEVAVKRLSKRSKQGWEELKNEAMLIAKLQHKNLVKVLGYCIERDEKILIYEYMSNKSLDFFLFDPAKRGILNWEMRVRIIEGVAQGLLYLHQYSRLRVIHRDLKASNILLDKDMNPKISDFGMARIFGGNESKATKHIVGTYGYMSPEYVLRGLFSTKSDVFSFGVLLLEILSGKKITEFYHSGSLNLLGYAWDLWKNNKGQELIDPVLNEISLRHIMLRYINVALLCVQESADDRPTMFDVVSMLVKENVLLSSPNEPAFSNLSSMKPHASQDRLEICSLNDVTLSSMGAR; encoded by the exons ATGGGTAGCATGAAAATTTCAACGAGAAGGTGGTCTGCTAATCTTGTTTTCTTGCTTATTTCTTCAGGTTTTCACTGGCAATTTGTTGATGCATTTACAGATACAATCTTACAAGGTCAATCACTCACAACCTCTCAGACCATCGTATCCGCTGGTGGTAACTTTGAATTAGGTTTCTTTTCTCCTGGAAAGTCCACAAAATACTATGTGGGGATATGGTACAAGAAAATCTCAGAGCAAACCATTGTGTGGGTAGCTAACCGAGACTATTCATTCACAAATCCATCCGTGGTTCTTACTGTCAGCACAGATGGCAACCTCGAGATTTTGGAGGGGAAGATTTCGTACAAGGTGAcaagcatatcatcaaacagCAACACTAGTGCCACCCTGTTGGATTCTGGAAATCTTGTTTTGAGAAATAAGAAGTCAGATGTCTTATGGGAGAGCTTTGACTATCCATCGGACACGCTCCTGCCCGGAATGAAACTTGGATATGACAAAAGGGCTGGAAAAAGATGGTCATTGGTATCATGGAAGAGTAGAGAAGATCCCAGTCCAGGAGCTTTCTCCATAGAACATGACGCGAATGAAAGTAGCCAGATTTTTAACCTGCAAGGACCCAAAATGTATTGGACTACTGGGGTGTGGGATGGACAGATTTTCAGCCAGGTTCCAGAGATGCGTTTCTTCTACATGTATAAGCAAAATGTATCCTTTAATGAGAATGAAAGCTATTTTTCTTACTCTCTTCATAATCCCTCCATTCTGAGCAGAGTGGTGCTAGATGTGTCAGGCCAGGTTAAGCGTCTGAATTGTCATGAAGGCGCACATGAATGGGATTTATTTTGGCTTCAACCAAAAACACAGTGTGAGGTTTATGCTTACTGTGGGCCTTTCGGAACCTGCACTGGGGATTCTGTTGAATTTTGTGAATGCTTGCCAGGTTTTGAACCTCTCTTCCCTGAAGACTGGAATCTGCAAGACAGATCTGGAGGGTGTGTGAGGAAAGCAGATTTGCAGTGTGTCAATGAAAGCCATGCTAATGGGGAGCGAGACCAGTTTCTTTTGGTGTCTAACGTGAGACTGCCCAAGTATCCAGTAACACTGCAAGCAAGGAGTGCTATGGAGTGCGAATCAATTTGCCTGAATCGCTGCTCTTGCTCTGCTTATGCTTATGAGGGAGAGTGTAGAATATGGGGTGGAGATCTTGTAAACGTGGAGCAGCTACCAGATGGTGAAAGTAATGCTAGAAGTTTCTATATCAAACTTGCTGCCTCTGAGCTAAATAAGAGAG TTTCAAGCAGCAAGTGGAAGGTATGGCTAATTATTACACTGGCCATATCTTTAACTTCAGCCTTTGTCATTTATGGGATATGGGGAAGGTTCCGAAGAAAAG GGGAAGATTTGTTAGTATTTGATTTCGGTAACAGCTCAGAAGATACCAGCTATGAACTTGGCGAGACAAATAGACTTTGGAGGGGCGAGAAGAAGGAAGTTGATTTGCCCATGTTCAGTTTTGCGAGTGTATCTGCTTCTACAAATAACTTCTCTATTGAAAATAAACTAGGAGAGGGCGGTTTTGGATCTGTTTACAAG GGAAAGTTACAAAGAGGATATGAGGTAGCTGTGAAAAGGCTCTCAAAAAGATCTAAACAGGGATGGGAggagttaaaaaatgaagccatGCTTATAGCCAAGCTGCAACACAAGAATCTTGTGAAAGTTTTGGGATACTGCATCGAGCGGGATGAGAAGATATTGATTTATGAGTATATGTCCAACAAAAgcttggatttcttcctctttg ATCCTGCAAAACGTGGGATTCTGAATTGGGAGATGCGAGTTCGCATCATTGAAGGGGTTGCTCAGGGACTTCTTTATCTCCATCAGTACTCCAGATTGAGAGTTATTCATCGAGATTTGAAGGCTAGCAACATTCTTCTGGATAAAGACATGAACCCAAAAATATCAGATTTTGGAATGGCAAGAATTTTTGGAGGAAATGAATCAAAAGCAACAAAACATATAGTTGGGACTTA TGGCTACATGTCCCCCGAGTATGTTTTGCGAGGTCTCTTTTCAACTAAATCTGATGTTTTTAGCTTCGGGGTCTTGTTACTAGAGATTCTAAGTGGCAAGAAGATTACTGAATTTTATCATAGTGGCTCGCTCAATCTTCTTGGATAT gCATGGGATCTGTGGAAAAACAACAAAGGACAGGAGTTGATTGATCCAGTATTGAATGAGATATCTTTGAGACATATTATGTTAAGGTACATCAATGTAGCCCTTCTTTGTGTTCAAGAAAGTGCAGATGATAGGCCCACCATGTTCGATGTTGTCTCCATGCTTGTCAAGGAAAATGTACTTTTATCTTCTCCAAATGAGCCAGCCTTCTCAAATCTATCGAGTATGAAACCACATGCATCTCAAGATAGGCTTGAAATTTGTTCCTTAAATGATGTAACACTTTCAAGCATGGGAGCACGATAA